One genomic segment of Chelonia mydas isolate rCheMyd1 chromosome 1, rCheMyd1.pri.v2, whole genome shotgun sequence includes these proteins:
- the LOC122464075 gene encoding trefoil factor 3-like, translating to MEHKGCWVLAIVLILGLSSLANGYIQLSQEQCAQQPSARVNCGYPYISAEACNNRGCCFDNSIVGVVWCFFPRTEEECGI from the exons ATGGAACACAAGGGGTGCTGGGTACTGGCAATTGTCCTTATTTTAGGGCTCAGCAGCCTCGCTAATGGATACATACAACTAT CTCAAGAGCAATGTGCGCAGCAGCCATCTGCCAGAGTGAACTGTGGTTATCCGTACATCAGTGCTGAGGCATGCAACAACAGAGGGTGCTGTTTTGATAACTCTATTGTTGGTGTCGTCTGGTGCTTCTTTCCTAGGACAGAAGAAG AATGTGGCATCTAG